The following are encoded in a window of Bacillus sp. es.036 genomic DNA:
- the hxlB gene encoding 6-phospho-3-hexuloisomerase has translation MQTTHYLAEIIDELNRSVDLIADEEAEQLANEILAAKKVFVAGGGRSGFMAKSFAMRMMHMGIDAYVVGETVTPTFEEGDLIIIGSGSGETKQLVSIAKKAANIGGKIAAVTINPNSTIGELADIIVTLPGSPKDQSGNYETIQPMGSLFEQTLLLFYDAIILRFMEKKGLDTNKMYGKHANLE, from the coding sequence ATGCAGACTACTCACTATTTAGCTGAAATTATTGATGAGCTAAATCGTTCAGTAGATCTCATTGCTGACGAAGAAGCTGAACAGCTCGCCAATGAAATACTAGCAGCCAAGAAAGTATTCGTTGCTGGCGGTGGTCGCTCTGGCTTCATGGCAAAGTCCTTTGCCATGCGCATGATGCATATGGGCATCGATGCTTACGTTGTTGGCGAAACAGTCACACCAACCTTTGAAGAAGGTGATCTAATCATCATTGGATCAGGTTCTGGTGAAACCAAGCAGCTCGTCTCTATTGCGAAGAAAGCTGCGAACATTGGTGGAAAAATTGCGGCTGTTACAATTAATCCCAACTCTACAATTGGTGAATTAGCAGATATTATCGTAACACTACCAGGCTCTCCCAAAGATCAGTCTGGTAACTACGAAACCATTCAACCAATGGGATCGTTATTCGAACAAACCCTTTTGCTTTTCTATGATGCAATTATTTTGCGATTCATGGAGAAGAAAGGTTTAGATACGAATAAAATGTATGGGAAACATGCGAATTTAGAGTAG
- the hxlA gene encoding 3-hexulose-6-phosphate synthase — MKLQLALDLVNTEEGIELVKEVQEHIDIVEIGTPIVINEGLRAVKEMKAAFPNLEVLADLKIMDAAGYEVMKASESNADIITILGAAEDESIKGAVEEAKKQGKEILVDMMAVKDLATRAKEVDALGVDYICVHTGYDLQAKGQNSFEDLETIKGVVKNAKTAIAGGIKLDSLEEVVKVQPDLVIVGGGITGEDDKKAVASKMQKLIKG, encoded by the coding sequence ATGAAATTACAGCTAGCATTAGACTTGGTAAACACAGAAGAAGGAATTGAACTAGTGAAAGAGGTTCAGGAGCACATTGATATCGTTGAAATCGGTACGCCGATCGTTATCAACGAAGGTCTTCGCGCTGTTAAAGAAATGAAAGCCGCATTCCCTAACCTTGAAGTTCTTGCAGACCTTAAAATTATGGATGCTGCAGGTTATGAAGTGATGAAAGCCTCTGAATCAAATGCAGATATCATTACAATTCTTGGTGCCGCTGAAGATGAATCAATCAAAGGTGCTGTTGAAGAAGCGAAGAAACAAGGGAAAGAAATCCTTGTAGATATGATGGCAGTGAAAGACCTTGCAACTCGTGCGAAAGAAGTAGATGCACTAGGTGTTGACTATATTTGTGTTCACACTGGTTATGACCTTCAAGCAAAAGGCCAGAATTCTTTCGAAGACCTTGAAACAATCAAAGGCGTTGTGAAGAATGCCAAAACCGCTATCGCTGGTGGGATTAAGCTTGATTCTCTTGAAGAAGTTGTAAAAGTACAACCAGACCTTGTCATCGTAGGTGGCGGTATTACTGGTGAAGACGATAAAAAAGCCGTTGCATCAAAAATGCAAAAGCTTATTAAAGGATAA
- a CDS encoding winged helix-turn-helix transcriptional regulator: protein MSRTQDKTFYCEKELTLAVIGGKWKMLILWHLGKQGTKRFGELKSLMPGITQRMLVNQLRELEDDQIVHREVYPVVPPKVEYSLTEQGETLMPILDSMYEWGKNYNQNVLGKPIETKESV from the coding sequence GTGTCACGCACCCAGGATAAAACATTCTATTGTGAAAAAGAATTAACGCTTGCGGTTATCGGAGGCAAGTGGAAAATGCTGATTTTATGGCATTTAGGCAAGCAGGGTACAAAACGATTTGGTGAATTAAAGTCCCTTATGCCGGGAATTACACAGCGTATGCTAGTAAATCAGCTAAGAGAATTAGAAGATGACCAAATTGTTCATCGAGAAGTGTACCCAGTTGTCCCTCCGAAGGTAGAGTATTCCCTTACAGAGCAAGGTGAAACATTAATGCCAATACTCGACTCCATGTATGAGTGGGGCAAGAATTACAATCAAAATGTCCTTGGCAAACCGATTGAAACGAAAGAGTCGGTATAA
- a CDS encoding alpha/beta hydrolase family protein has product MEKIFYGENENQFGELRLPKGDGPFPIAVVIHGGFWRKQFTLEIMREVVEDLTASGFATWNIEYRRTGQQGGGYPGTFTDAAQATDYIRTLADSYPLNLDKVVTIGHSAGGHLATWLAARGRIDESSELYIKKPLPLHGVVSLAGVNDLEMMYGVHNYRDQALSLAPNNPTAELIGGSPEHYPDRYKNASPVELLPLGVQQILVHGALDINVPIGISDYYQREAEGEGDFVKLIELPSAEHFILIDTTSFAWETIKEEIQLLVEH; this is encoded by the coding sequence GTGGAAAAGATATTCTATGGTGAAAACGAAAATCAATTTGGTGAATTGCGTCTTCCGAAAGGAGATGGCCCTTTTCCGATTGCCGTTGTCATTCACGGGGGCTTTTGGAGAAAACAATTTACACTCGAGATCATGAGAGAAGTAGTGGAAGATTTAACAGCAAGTGGATTTGCCACATGGAATATTGAATACCGTCGAACTGGGCAACAAGGTGGCGGCTATCCTGGAACATTTACTGATGCAGCACAAGCAACAGACTACATAAGGACGCTTGCTGATTCTTACCCTCTTAACCTTGATAAGGTTGTTACAATTGGGCATTCAGCTGGAGGTCATCTAGCAACATGGCTTGCTGCGCGAGGTCGCATTGACGAGAGTAGTGAATTATATATCAAGAAACCTCTTCCTCTTCATGGAGTGGTTAGTCTAGCAGGGGTGAACGATCTCGAAATGATGTATGGCGTTCACAACTATAGAGATCAAGCTCTTTCTCTTGCCCCCAACAATCCAACGGCTGAACTGATAGGGGGTTCACCAGAGCACTATCCAGATCGGTACAAAAACGCATCACCAGTAGAACTTCTTCCTCTTGGCGTTCAGCAAATTCTCGTTCACGGTGCATTAGATATTAACGTACCAATCGGCATTAGCGACTACTATCAGCGGGAAGCTGAAGGTGAAGGTGATTTTGTAAAACTGATTGAGCTTCCTTCAGCGGAACACTTCATATTAATCGACACAACATCTTTTGCATGGGAAACAATCAAAGAAGAAATACAGTTATTGGTTGAACACTAA
- a CDS encoding lactate permease LctP family transporter: METWTQVYDPFTNIWLSAFIALIPIIFFFLALTAFRMKGHIAATVTVMLAIVIAILFYDMPISMVAATTGYGFAFGLWPISYIVIGAVYLYKLSVKSGQFDIIRSSIVSITDDKRIQMLLVAFSFNAFLEGAAGFGAPIAITAALLVGLGFEPLKAAGLCLIANTASGAFGAMGIPVIVAGQVSGLAPMEIGQFLGTSLPFISFTIPFLLVVIMDGMKGLKEVWPAALVAGSTYAITQWATVTFIGPELPNITSSIVSLVAVAVFVKIWHPKMQQTHGINPEVEAQLAVSLDPEAQLTAGRILKAWSPFIALTGMVTIWSLKPFKNLFVEGGLLEATILQIPVPGLHNLVIKTAPIVSEPTPYGAMLKLDLLSATGTAIFIAAILSIFILRMSPKAALEAFVETVKELQKPVLTIMMVLGFAFIANYSGMSSTLGLALAATGGVFPFLSPLLGWIGVFLTGSVTSNNALFGNLQQITAQQIAVLPMVLVAANTAGGVMAKMLSPQSIAVATGAVGLVGREGDLFRFTLKYSFVFLLITGGITFAQALFIS; the protein is encoded by the coding sequence ATGGAAACATGGACACAAGTATATGATCCATTTACTAACATCTGGCTATCCGCTTTTATTGCTCTTATCCCGATTATCTTTTTCTTTCTTGCTCTTACCGCTTTTCGAATGAAAGGGCATATCGCTGCTACGGTTACAGTGATGCTCGCTATCGTGATTGCGATTCTCTTCTATGATATGCCGATCTCGATGGTTGCAGCCACAACTGGTTACGGATTTGCATTTGGCTTATGGCCAATTTCTTACATCGTTATTGGAGCGGTCTACCTTTATAAACTTTCTGTAAAAAGTGGGCAATTCGACATTATCAGGAGTTCCATTGTATCCATTACGGATGACAAACGAATTCAAATGTTGCTCGTCGCCTTTTCATTCAATGCGTTTCTTGAAGGCGCAGCTGGTTTTGGAGCACCGATTGCGATTACAGCAGCCCTTCTTGTCGGACTTGGATTCGAACCACTTAAAGCAGCTGGACTATGTTTAATCGCCAATACAGCTAGCGGTGCTTTTGGCGCAATGGGCATCCCCGTCATTGTTGCTGGTCAAGTAAGTGGACTCGCTCCAATGGAAATTGGGCAATTTCTCGGCACGTCTCTTCCCTTTATCTCTTTCACAATTCCATTCCTACTCGTCGTCATTATGGATGGTATGAAAGGCTTGAAAGAAGTATGGCCAGCAGCTCTCGTTGCCGGTAGCACATATGCCATTACTCAATGGGCTACAGTCACATTTATTGGACCTGAACTCCCTAACATTACTTCTTCCATCGTTAGTTTAGTAGCCGTAGCTGTATTCGTGAAAATATGGCATCCCAAAATGCAACAAACTCATGGAATTAACCCTGAAGTGGAGGCACAACTGGCTGTTTCTCTTGACCCTGAAGCTCAGCTAACAGCAGGTAGAATTTTAAAAGCATGGTCTCCATTCATTGCGTTAACAGGAATGGTCACAATCTGGAGTTTAAAACCTTTCAAAAATTTATTTGTAGAAGGCGGATTACTTGAAGCAACGATTCTTCAAATTCCTGTACCTGGACTCCATAATCTCGTTATTAAAACAGCACCAATTGTAAGTGAACCTACACCATATGGGGCGATGTTGAAACTTGATCTTCTTTCAGCAACAGGAACAGCCATTTTCATCGCTGCGATCCTATCTATTTTTATTCTTAGAATGAGTCCTAAAGCGGCGCTAGAAGCTTTTGTTGAAACGGTAAAAGAACTTCAAAAGCCCGTTCTTACAATTATGATGGTGCTAGGATTCGCCTTCATTGCAAATTATAGTGGAATGAGCTCTACATTAGGTCTAGCCCTTGCTGCAACAGGTGGCGTCTTCCCATTCCTCTCTCCACTGCTTGGATGGATTGGCGTATTCTTAACAGGTTCTGTTACATCTAACAACGCACTATTCGGGAATCTACAACAGATTACCGCTCAACAAATCGCTGTTCTTCCGATGGTGCTCGTTGCTGCGAATACAGCAGGTGGCGTGATGGCAAAAATGCTATCTCCACAGTCTATCGCCGTTGCAACAGGTGCGGTTGGTCTTGTAGGACGCGAAGGAGATCTCTTCCGTTTCACTCTCAAATATAGCTTCGTCTTTTTACTCATCACAGGGGGCATCACCTTTGCTCAAGCCCTTTTCATAAGTTAA
- a CDS encoding L-lactate dehydrogenase gives MKNERYTTRVAVIGTGFVGTSYAFALLNQEVVNEMVLIDLNKEKAEGEARDLNHGMPFGSAMRIWAGDYEDCRDADIVVITAGANQKPGETRLDLVEKNVNIFRGIVTTVMESGFDGLFIVATNPVDILSYATWKFSGLPMERVIGSGTILDTARLRYLIGDHFHVDSRNVHAYILGEHGDTELPVWSHATISSRPVTQMLSEEELPVLEEIFMNVRDAAYHIINRKGATYYGIAMGLVRLTKAILRNERSILTISTLMQGEYGLDDIYIGAPAIIDRNGIREIVELDLTETEMKQLHHSARTLREAMKPCFETVK, from the coding sequence ATGAAAAACGAACGATATACAACGAGAGTCGCCGTCATTGGAACTGGATTTGTTGGAACAAGCTATGCTTTCGCCTTATTAAATCAAGAAGTTGTGAATGAAATGGTTCTCATTGACTTAAATAAAGAAAAAGCTGAAGGAGAAGCCAGAGATTTAAATCACGGGATGCCGTTTGGGTCAGCTATGAGAATTTGGGCAGGGGATTATGAAGACTGTCGAGATGCTGACATTGTCGTAATTACAGCTGGGGCAAATCAGAAGCCTGGGGAAACGAGACTTGATCTTGTTGAAAAGAATGTAAACATCTTCAGGGGAATTGTTACTACCGTTATGGAGAGTGGTTTTGACGGACTATTCATCGTAGCAACGAATCCAGTGGATATCCTCTCTTACGCTACATGGAAATTCTCTGGTCTACCGATGGAACGTGTTATTGGTTCTGGTACGATTCTTGATACCGCAAGACTCCGTTACTTAATCGGCGATCATTTCCACGTCGATTCTAGAAATGTACATGCTTATATCCTCGGCGAGCATGGCGATACGGAGCTTCCAGTTTGGAGTCACGCAACCATTAGTAGTCGGCCAGTAACGCAAATGCTATCAGAAGAAGAGCTGCCAGTACTTGAAGAGATTTTTATGAACGTCCGCGACGCAGCTTACCACATCATTAATCGGAAAGGCGCAACTTATTACGGTATTGCAATGGGACTTGTTCGTCTGACAAAGGCAATTCTAAGAAACGAACGCTCTATCCTAACGATTTCAACATTGATGCAAGGTGAATATGGTCTTGATGACATCTATATTGGCGCCCCTGCCATTATCGACAGAAACGGTATTCGAGAAATTGTGGAGCTTGACCTCACAGAGACAGAGATGAAGCAATTGCACCATTCTGCAAGGACGTTACGAGAAGCAATGAAACCCTGTTTTGAGACAGTGAAATGA
- a CDS encoding nucleotidyltransferase yields the protein MDTIKPLGSFYRVDDEGHLVNDTSWEKIDRNYRNAIRRAVEILTLAIPISSIYLRGSVPKGNGIEGISDLDFIVLTDQDNEKAAEFLNEKLTDEFPWVSGCEVSFFSHQKLGKLTRFSIIPFMLKTSSLCVYGNDVTNDIPNFKPDRALANDHLIQLRKHINQAKKELLGNEDAEDIADCCTWIMKIIVRSGLALVMEQKPMYTRDLYPAYALFSAHYSQKEQEMKQAITYAIVPSKSADEITRFLNGFGEWMIQESNQWLDQYNPSRVPYMPIT from the coding sequence ATGGACACGATTAAACCACTGGGGTCATTTTATAGAGTGGATGATGAAGGCCATTTGGTAAACGATACGTCGTGGGAGAAAATTGATCGAAACTATCGAAATGCGATCAGACGTGCTGTTGAAATTTTAACTCTAGCAATCCCTATAAGCAGCATTTACTTAAGGGGATCAGTGCCAAAGGGGAATGGAATTGAGGGTATATCGGATCTTGATTTCATAGTTTTAACGGACCAAGATAATGAAAAAGCAGCTGAGTTCCTAAATGAAAAACTAACAGATGAATTTCCATGGGTGAGTGGTTGTGAGGTAAGTTTTTTTTCACATCAAAAGCTAGGAAAATTAACGCGCTTTTCAATCATTCCATTTATGCTCAAAACGTCTAGTCTCTGTGTATACGGAAACGACGTGACAAATGATATTCCGAATTTTAAGCCAGACCGAGCCCTTGCCAATGATCATCTCATTCAGCTGCGAAAACATATTAATCAGGCGAAAAAAGAGCTGCTCGGCAATGAAGATGCGGAAGATATTGCGGATTGCTGTACATGGATTATGAAAATAATTGTTCGTAGTGGACTAGCGCTTGTCATGGAACAAAAGCCAATGTATACAAGAGATCTATATCCAGCGTATGCGTTATTTAGCGCTCATTACTCACAGAAAGAACAAGAAATGAAGCAGGCCATAACATATGCGATTGTACCTTCTAAATCTGCAGATGAAATAACTCGTTTTTTGAATGGGTTTGGGGAATGGATGATTCAAGAATCAAATCAATGGTTAGATCAATACAATCCGAGTCGAGTACCTTATATGCCTATAACATAA